In Xylanibacter ruminicola 23, a single genomic region encodes these proteins:
- a CDS encoding ATP-binding protein: MDISLIEFMESQLKLTTSTFHRYMYDQVSWESRMFGLVGPRGVGKSTMILQYIKENRDKRHMLYVAADHLYFSTHTLIATVDEFVKDGGEQIFIDEIHKYENWSRELKLIYDSHPDLKVGFTGSSILDITKGASDLSRRTLIYTMQGLSFREYLALFHNINAPVYTINDILEHKAKLDAINHPLPLFRDYLKNGYYPFANEGGYEMRMRQVINQTMEVDIPQYANMNASTGRKLKKLLAVIAQSVPFKPVMESLATVIGVSRNVLPDYFLYMEQAGMIGQLRDDTGGIRGLGKVEKVYLDNTNLAYVLGHESTDIGNIRETFFYNQMRVTTDVISSRISDFEIDGKTFEVGGKSKKQKQIQNAAQGYVVKDDIETGHANIIPLWQFGLTY; encoded by the coding sequence ATGGATATTTCGCTTATTGAATTCATGGAGAGTCAGTTGAAGTTAACCACTTCAACATTCCATCGGTATATGTACGATCAGGTGAGTTGGGAGTCGAGAATGTTTGGACTTGTTGGCCCACGTGGTGTGGGAAAGTCAACAATGATCCTGCAATACATCAAGGAGAACAGAGACAAGCGGCACATGCTATATGTAGCTGCCGACCATCTGTATTTCTCAACCCACACACTTATCGCCACTGTAGATGAGTTTGTAAAAGACGGTGGTGAGCAGATATTCATCGACGAGATTCATAAATACGAGAACTGGTCGCGAGAATTGAAACTCATCTATGACTCTCATCCAGACTTGAAGGTTGGATTCACAGGCTCATCCATACTTGATATCACAAAAGGAGCATCCGACCTGAGCCGACGTACGCTGATATATACCATGCAGGGACTTTCTTTCCGAGAATATCTGGCATTATTTCATAACATAAACGCCCCGGTATATACCATCAACGATATCCTGGAGCATAAAGCGAAACTTGATGCCATCAATCATCCTCTACCACTATTCAGGGATTATCTAAAAAACGGCTACTATCCATTTGCAAACGAGGGTGGCTACGAGATGCGTATGCGCCAGGTTATCAACCAAACAATGGAGGTAGACATTCCCCAATATGCGAATATGAACGCATCAACAGGCCGCAAACTAAAGAAGCTACTGGCCGTGATAGCACAGAGTGTACCCTTTAAACCTGTCATGGAGTCGTTGGCCACAGTTATAGGTGTAAGTCGCAACGTGCTACCCGACTACTTCCTCTACATGGAACAGGCTGGTATGATAGGACAACTACGCGACGATACTGGCGGCATACGTGGCTTAGGAAAGGTAGAGAAAGTATATCTTGACAACACGAACCTGGCCTATGTACTTGGACATGAGAGTACCGACATTGGCAACATCCGCGAGACTTTCTTCTACAATCAGATGCGTGTAACTACTGATGTCATCAGTTCACGAATAAGCGATTTCGAAATAGACGGCAAGACCTTTGAGGTGGGCGGAAAAAGTAAGAAGCAGAAACAGATACAAAATGCAGCCCAAGGCTACGTAGTGAAAGACGATATCGAAACAGGCCATGCCAACATCATCCCCCTTTGGCAGTTTGGACTAACGTATTAG